From Amycolatopsis sp. YIM 10, the proteins below share one genomic window:
- a CDS encoding biotin-dependent carboxyltransferase family protein: protein MRTLEVLETGPSALVQDLGRPGLAHLGVPPSGALDQPALRLANRLTGNPESAAGIESLLGGLRLRAGASCTIAVTGAAVTVTVDGRPAGSHAPLHLRTGQTVALGTPTRGLRCYLAVSGGIAVEPELRSRSRDVLSEIGPPPLAAGDLLPVGPPTGVPVGVDVLAPPVFPDELSVPVRLGPRDDWFDNAAAQLAGPWTVTPESNRVGLRLDGPALRRTADRAGAELPSEGILTGAVQLPPSGLPVVFLADHPSTGGYPVLGVVGAKSLAALAQARPGTKLRFRSST, encoded by the coding sequence TTGAGGACACTCGAGGTGCTGGAAACCGGTCCGTCCGCGCTGGTGCAGGACCTGGGCAGGCCGGGGCTCGCTCATCTGGGCGTGCCGCCGTCCGGTGCGCTGGACCAGCCCGCGCTGCGCCTGGCGAACCGGCTCACCGGCAATCCCGAGTCGGCGGCTGGCATCGAATCCCTGCTCGGCGGCCTGCGGCTGCGCGCGGGCGCGTCCTGCACGATCGCGGTGACCGGCGCGGCGGTGACCGTCACCGTGGACGGCAGGCCGGCCGGCTCGCACGCGCCGCTGCACCTGCGCACCGGTCAGACCGTCGCGCTCGGCACGCCGACCCGCGGTTTGCGCTGCTATCTGGCGGTTTCCGGCGGCATCGCGGTCGAGCCGGAACTGCGCAGCCGGTCGCGGGACGTGCTCTCCGAGATCGGGCCGCCGCCACTCGCCGCCGGTGACCTGCTGCCGGTGGGCCCGCCGACCGGGGTCCCGGTGGGCGTGGACGTGCTGGCGCCGCCGGTGTTCCCCGACGAGCTGAGCGTGCCGGTGCGGCTGGGCCCGCGCGACGACTGGTTCGACAACGCGGCCGCGCAGCTGGCCGGGCCGTGGACGGTCACCCCGGAGTCCAATCGGGTGGGCCTGCGGCTCGACGGACCGGCGTTGCGCCGAACGGCTGACCGTGCCGGGGCGGAACTACCCAGCGAAGGCATCCTCACCGGGGCCGTGCAGCTGCCGCCGAGCGGCCTGCCAGTGGTTTTCCTCGCCGACCACCCGAGCACCGGCGGATATCCGGTACTCGGTGTAGTGGGAGCGAAATCACTCGCCGCACTGGCACAGGCACGGCCAGGAACCAAGCTGCGCTTCCGCTCGTCGACCTGA
- the mshD gene encoding mycothiol synthase → MLNAVWSEELDDAGAVRELLLAARAADGRPEEVEPPSGGLHLPAYEDGRLVGYAHLDTSGDSFGRQVAELVVHPDHRRRGHGTAMARELLARDGELRVWAHGDHPGAARIASNLGLRRARELLVLSARVEDQEWPEPELADGVTLRTFQPGRDEQAVIAVNARAFDWHPEQGALTVGELVATERESWFDADGFFLAERDGAEGTVIGFHWTKVHPPNPTRFGGEPVGEVYVVGVDPEAQGGGLGKALTLAGLRYLRERGLKQVILYVEGDNAPAVAVYTKLGFQRHEVDVQYSR, encoded by the coding sequence ATGCTGAACGCGGTGTGGTCGGAGGAACTGGACGACGCCGGCGCGGTGCGCGAGCTGCTGCTCGCCGCCCGCGCCGCGGACGGACGGCCAGAGGAGGTCGAGCCGCCGTCGGGCGGGCTGCACCTGCCGGCGTACGAGGACGGGCGACTGGTCGGTTACGCCCATCTCGACACCAGCGGGGACTCCTTCGGCCGCCAGGTCGCCGAGCTGGTCGTGCACCCGGACCACCGCCGTCGCGGTCACGGCACCGCGATGGCGCGGGAACTGCTGGCCCGTGACGGCGAACTCCGCGTGTGGGCGCACGGTGATCACCCCGGTGCCGCCCGGATCGCATCGAACCTCGGACTGCGGCGCGCGCGGGAACTCCTCGTGCTCAGCGCGCGGGTCGAGGACCAGGAGTGGCCGGAACCCGAGCTCGCCGACGGGGTCACCCTGCGCACCTTCCAGCCCGGCCGGGACGAGCAGGCCGTGATCGCGGTGAACGCGCGGGCCTTCGACTGGCATCCCGAGCAGGGCGCGCTGACCGTCGGCGAACTGGTCGCCACCGAGCGGGAGTCCTGGTTCGACGCCGACGGCTTCTTCCTCGCCGAACGCGACGGAGCGGAAGGCACCGTGATCGGCTTCCACTGGACGAAGGTGCACCCGCCGAACCCGACCCGGTTCGGCGGCGAGCCGGTCGGTGAGGTGTACGTGGTCGGCGTCGATCCCGAAGCCCAGGGCGGCGGCCTCGGCAAGGCGCTGACCCTGGCCGGCCTGCGCTATCTGCGTGAGCGCGGCCTGAAGCAGGTGATCCTGTACGTGGAAGGTGACAACGCCCCGGCCGTCGCCGTGTACACGAAACTGGGTTTCCAACGCCACGAGGTCGACGTGCAATATTCCCGTTAA
- the pxpB gene encoding 5-oxoprolinase subunit PxpB encodes MRWLPYGPDATLIECSSLEEAGAVRAVVAAATLPEVTEIVPGARTVLVAVAPGSGALAEIRALVEAADLDHPPAGEPREVTIDVHYDGDDLDEVARTAGISTEAVVELHTGAEYTVAFTGFAPGFGYLTGLPEPLQQSRLDSPRTRVPAGSVGLAGEFTGVYPRSSPGGWRLIGRTGTVLFDPRAERPALLSPGDRVRFRSVH; translated from the coding sequence ATGCGCTGGCTGCCCTACGGCCCCGACGCGACGCTCATCGAGTGCTCGTCGCTCGAGGAAGCCGGTGCGGTCCGTGCCGTGGTCGCCGCGGCGACGTTGCCCGAGGTGACCGAGATCGTGCCCGGCGCGCGCACCGTGCTGGTCGCCGTGGCGCCGGGTTCCGGGGCGCTCGCCGAGATCCGCGCCCTGGTCGAAGCCGCCGACCTCGATCATCCACCGGCCGGTGAGCCGCGGGAAGTCACCATCGACGTGCACTACGACGGCGACGACCTCGACGAAGTGGCGCGGACCGCTGGCATCAGCACCGAGGCGGTGGTCGAGCTGCACACCGGCGCCGAGTACACCGTGGCCTTCACCGGTTTCGCGCCGGGATTCGGGTATCTGACCGGCCTGCCGGAACCCCTCCAGCAGTCGCGTTTGGACAGTCCACGAACGAGGGTGCCCGCCGGTTCAGTTGGCCTGGCGGGCGAGTTCACCGGGGTCTACCCGCGGTCCTCGCCCGGCGGCTGGCGGTTGATCGGGCGCACCGGCACCGTGTTGTTCGACCCGCGCGCGGAGCGGCCCGCGCTGCTCTCGCCCGGTGACCGGGTGCGTTTCCGGAGCGTCCATTGA
- the pstS gene encoding phosphate ABC transporter substrate-binding protein PstS, whose amino-acid sequence MKIKRPHAVIGLVAGAALVLTACGSDPAATNTNAPQTGAAAAPSGTAQVECGGKSTLSAEGSSAQKAAIDIFAINYQKKCSGQQVNYNPSGSGAGVKQFIAGQVDFAGSDSPLSAEKGEVESAKQRCAGSEAWNLPLVVGPVAVAYNLQGVDKLVLNPEVTAKIFNGTIKTWDDPAIKAVKGNENLALPAKPIQVVSRSDESGTTDNFQLYLKAAAPQAWTQGAGKQFKGGVGNGAEKSNGVVEATKAADGAITYVEAAFAKDGVKPALIDSGAGAVELTPENVAKTLDAAKFKTEGTNDLALDLDAIYSSKVAGTYPLLLVTYEIVCSKYADPEVAKAVRAFLNVSATDGQRPLAEKGYVAIPQSLQDKVLTAVKAIA is encoded by the coding sequence GTGAAGATCAAGCGGCCGCACGCGGTCATCGGCTTGGTGGCGGGCGCCGCCCTCGTGCTGACGGCCTGTGGCTCCGACCCCGCGGCGACCAACACCAACGCCCCGCAGACCGGCGCCGCGGCGGCGCCGTCGGGCACCGCCCAGGTCGAATGCGGTGGCAAGAGCACCCTCTCGGCGGAAGGTTCGTCGGCCCAGAAGGCCGCGATCGACATCTTCGCGATCAACTACCAGAAGAAGTGCTCCGGTCAGCAGGTGAACTACAACCCCAGCGGTTCCGGTGCCGGGGTCAAGCAGTTCATCGCCGGTCAGGTCGACTTCGCCGGCTCGGACTCGCCGCTGAGCGCCGAGAAGGGCGAGGTGGAGAGCGCCAAGCAGCGCTGCGCCGGTAGCGAAGCCTGGAACCTCCCGCTGGTGGTCGGCCCGGTCGCGGTCGCCTACAACCTGCAGGGCGTGGACAAGCTGGTGCTCAACCCCGAGGTCACCGCCAAGATCTTCAACGGCACCATCAAGACCTGGGACGACCCGGCGATCAAGGCGGTCAAGGGCAACGAGAACCTGGCCCTGCCCGCCAAGCCGATCCAGGTCGTCTCCCGCTCCGACGAGTCGGGCACCACCGACAACTTCCAGCTGTACCTGAAGGCCGCCGCCCCGCAGGCGTGGACCCAGGGCGCCGGCAAGCAGTTCAAGGGCGGCGTGGGCAACGGCGCGGAGAAGTCCAACGGTGTGGTCGAGGCCACCAAGGCCGCCGACGGTGCGATCACCTACGTCGAGGCCGCCTTCGCCAAGGACGGCGTCAAGCCGGCCCTGATCGACAGCGGCGCGGGTGCGGTCGAGCTGACCCCGGAGAACGTGGCCAAGACCCTGGACGCCGCCAAGTTCAAGACCGAGGGCACCAACGACCTCGCGCTCGACCTGGACGCGATCTACTCCTCGAAGGTGGCGGGCACCTACCCGCTGCTGCTGGTCACCTACGAGATCGTCTGCTCGAAGTACGCCGACCCCGAGGTGGCCAAGGCCGTTCGCGCGTTCCTGAACGTGTCCGCCACCGACGGACAGCGGCCGCTGGCCGAAAAGGGCTACGTGGCCATCCCGCAGAGCCTGCAGGACAAGGTGCTGACCGCGGTCAAGGCCATCGCCTGA
- a CDS encoding DUF4395 domain-containing protein, whose translation MSAGPAVDPRGPRFAAILTTIVLAVVLVTGWWPLLAAQTVVFAIGAFIGLKPAPYSLLYRYLVAPRLKPSSEREDAAPLRFAQAVGFVFALVGTVGYATEITALGVVATAFALFAAFLNAAFNFCLGCEMYLLIRRFTPTAKPT comes from the coding sequence ATGTCGGCAGGACCAGCGGTCGATCCACGAGGCCCCCGCTTCGCGGCCATCCTCACCACGATCGTGCTGGCCGTCGTGCTGGTCACCGGCTGGTGGCCGTTGCTGGCCGCCCAGACGGTGGTCTTCGCCATCGGCGCCTTCATCGGTCTCAAGCCGGCGCCGTACTCCCTGCTCTACCGCTACCTGGTCGCCCCGCGGCTGAAGCCGTCGAGCGAGCGGGAGGACGCGGCGCCACTGCGGTTCGCGCAGGCCGTCGGCTTCGTGTTCGCACTGGTGGGCACGGTCGGCTACGCCACCGAGATCACCGCGCTCGGGGTGGTCGCCACGGCGTTCGCGCTGTTCGCGGCCTTCCTGAACGCGGCATTCAACTTCTGTCTCGGCTGCGAGATGTACCTGCTGATCCGTCGGTTCACGCCGACGGCGAAGCCCACCTGA
- a CDS encoding putative leader peptide produces the protein MHSPQPDSTMRRWFLTQRRAVDLCRVRSSLCRR, from the coding sequence GTGCACTCGCCACAGCCGGACTCCACCATGCGGCGCTGGTTCCTGACCCAGCGGCGCGCGGTCGACCTGTGCCGGGTCCGCAGCAGCCTCTGTCGCCGCTGA
- a CDS encoding response regulator transcription factor, whose translation MSLDLLVLTAEPDATSVLPALDLLPHTVRVRPPEVTALLDAGHRDVILLDARTDLASAKSLCRLLKGAGDEDTATPVIAVVGEGGLVAVSSEWRTDDIMLPTAGPAEVDARLRLVSTRDGGSQQADAEVRIGDLVIDEATYTARLRKRTLELTYKEFELLKYLAQHAGRVFTRAQLLQEVWGYDFFGGTRTVDVHVRRLRAKLGPEHEQMIGTVRNVGYKFERPVKGASKPMAAEPPVEVPQQEYTRR comes from the coding sequence ATGAGCCTGGACCTGCTGGTGCTGACCGCGGAACCTGATGCCACTTCGGTGCTTCCCGCGTTGGATCTGCTGCCGCACACCGTACGCGTCCGGCCGCCGGAGGTCACCGCCCTGCTCGACGCGGGCCACCGCGACGTGATCCTGCTGGACGCGCGCACCGACCTGGCCTCGGCGAAGAGCCTGTGCCGCCTGCTCAAGGGCGCCGGCGACGAAGACACCGCCACCCCGGTGATCGCCGTGGTCGGCGAGGGTGGCCTGGTCGCGGTCAGCTCCGAGTGGCGCACCGACGACATCATGCTCCCCACCGCCGGCCCGGCCGAGGTGGACGCGCGGCTGCGGCTGGTCAGCACCCGCGACGGCGGCAGCCAGCAGGCCGACGCCGAGGTCCGCATCGGCGACCTGGTGATCGACGAGGCCACCTACACCGCCCGCCTGCGCAAGCGCACCCTCGAGCTGACCTACAAGGAGTTCGAGCTGCTCAAGTACCTCGCGCAGCACGCCGGCCGGGTGTTCACCCGCGCCCAGCTGCTGCAGGAGGTCTGGGGCTACGACTTCTTCGGCGGCACCCGCACGGTCGACGTGCACGTCCGGCGGTTGCGCGCCAAGCTCGGCCCGGAGCACGAGCAGATGATCGGCACCGTGCGCAACGTCGGCTACAAGTTCGAGCGCCCGGTCAAGGGCGCGAGCAAGCCGATGGCCGCCGAGCCGCCGGTCGAGGTGCCGCAGCAGGAGTACACCCGCCGCTAG
- a CDS encoding FABP family protein — translation MTSGDDAIQAAAERAEQTRGLNLPPYGALPDLPIPADTANLREGPELHAQCVPLLPLVGVWRGEGEISYPTIDGPRRFAQQLTIAHDGRPFLYHEARSWLLDENGEVIRPAARETGWWRPQPDDSFELLLAHNTGIIELFYGEPRNLTSWEMATDAVVRSTSAKEVTGAKRLYGLINNADLGYVEERAMVGQEMQPHVSAYLRRVVG, via the coding sequence ATGACCTCCGGCGACGACGCGATCCAGGCCGCGGCAGAGCGCGCGGAGCAGACGCGCGGGCTCAACCTGCCCCCGTACGGCGCTCTCCCTGACCTGCCGATCCCGGCGGACACCGCGAACCTCCGGGAAGGCCCCGAGCTGCACGCCCAGTGCGTTCCCCTGCTGCCGCTCGTCGGCGTCTGGCGTGGTGAGGGGGAGATCAGCTACCCCACCATCGACGGCCCGCGCCGGTTCGCCCAGCAGCTGACCATCGCGCACGACGGCCGCCCGTTCCTCTACCACGAGGCGCGCTCGTGGCTGCTCGACGAGAACGGCGAGGTCATCCGCCCGGCCGCGCGCGAGACCGGCTGGTGGCGGCCGCAGCCGGACGACTCCTTCGAGCTGCTGCTCGCGCACAACACCGGCATCATCGAGCTGTTCTACGGCGAGCCGCGCAACCTGACCTCGTGGGAGATGGCCACCGACGCGGTGGTCCGCAGCACCTCGGCCAAGGAGGTGACCGGCGCGAAGCGGCTGTACGGCCTGATCAACAACGCCGACCTCGGCTACGTGGAGGAGCGCGCGATGGTCGGTCAAGAGATGCAGCCACACGTTTCCGCCTACCTCCGTCGCGTGGTGGGCTGA
- a CDS encoding DUF2993 domain-containing protein produces the protein MTQYDTSAPQPDRRPRGRRARRIIIVVVVLAAILTAADFGAAAFAEHTVSQKAREQFKLTEDPSVTVHGFPFLTQAIGGEYGHISLSAAGVPIQDLLRDVELKADLRDVTAPLSDLTGGKVDSIKIGTLEGQVKIKDSDIARVEPLTKIENLKIDPASDDYVLNGGSDPDAPTTIEPGDESEDDASAGVRMSGTLQLAGEKLELYCFAMIELDGASIHITPERLQFGNDGETTVVPPQVQKALLPNFKATIDAGSLPFEVTPKAVRVEQGAVILKGEAKNVTFAGAGANAGG, from the coding sequence GTGACCCAGTACGACACGAGCGCCCCGCAGCCCGATCGGCGACCGCGCGGGAGGCGGGCTCGGCGGATCATCATCGTGGTGGTCGTGCTGGCCGCGATCCTCACAGCGGCCGACTTCGGCGCCGCCGCGTTCGCCGAGCACACGGTCTCGCAGAAGGCCCGCGAGCAGTTCAAGCTGACCGAGGACCCGTCGGTCACCGTGCACGGTTTCCCGTTCCTCACCCAGGCCATCGGTGGTGAGTACGGTCACATCTCGCTGTCCGCCGCCGGGGTACCGATCCAGGACCTCCTGCGGGACGTGGAGCTGAAGGCGGACCTGCGCGACGTGACCGCCCCGCTGTCCGACCTGACCGGCGGCAAGGTCGACTCGATCAAGATCGGCACGCTGGAGGGCCAGGTCAAGATCAAGGACAGCGACATCGCCAGGGTGGAGCCGCTGACCAAGATCGAGAACCTGAAGATCGACCCGGCCAGCGACGACTACGTGCTCAACGGCGGTTCCGACCCCGACGCGCCGACCACCATCGAGCCGGGCGACGAGTCGGAGGACGACGCCTCGGCCGGGGTCCGCATGTCGGGCACCCTGCAACTGGCCGGTGAGAAGCTGGAGCTGTACTGCTTCGCGATGATCGAACTGGACGGCGCGTCGATCCACATCACCCCCGAGCGGCTCCAGTTCGGGAATGACGGCGAGACCACCGTCGTTCCCCCTCAGGTGCAGAAGGCGCTGCTGCCCAACTTCAAGGCCACCATCGACGCCGGCAGCCTGCCGTTCGAGGTGACGCCGAAGGCGGTCCGGGTGGAGCAGGGCGCGGTGATCCTGAAGGGCGAGGCGAAGAACGTCACCTTCGCCGGAGCCGGAGCGAACGCGGGAGGGTGA
- a CDS encoding aminodeoxychorismate lyase: protein MRVLAFLDGTLAEPGAPHIQVADLGLLRGDGVFETILVAGGEPRELGPHLDRLARSAAMLDLPEPDAAAWERAVRQVIENWPGDGEIAVKLVYTRGLEGDPAAAPTAFALGLEIDPKVLRARAEGVAAVTLDRGIDPGLAERAPWLLLGAKTLSYGVNMAALREADRRGASDVIFTATDGSVLEGPTATVVLVRGRTLYTPPANVGILPGTTQAAVYRGAERAGFTAKIESLTVDDLHSGDGLFLASSVRKLTRVHTLDGKALPDATALHQELSAAYEAVYA, encoded by the coding sequence ATGCGCGTGCTTGCTTTCCTGGACGGAACCCTGGCCGAACCCGGCGCCCCGCACATCCAGGTCGCCGACCTGGGTCTGCTCCGCGGTGACGGGGTGTTCGAGACGATCCTGGTGGCCGGCGGTGAACCGAGGGAGCTGGGACCGCACCTGGACCGCCTGGCCCGGTCGGCGGCCATGCTCGACCTGCCCGAGCCGGACGCCGCGGCCTGGGAACGCGCCGTGCGGCAGGTCATCGAAAACTGGCCCGGCGACGGCGAAATCGCGGTGAAACTGGTCTACACCAGGGGGTTGGAGGGCGATCCCGCCGCCGCGCCGACCGCGTTCGCGCTGGGGCTGGAGATCGATCCGAAGGTGTTGCGCGCGCGGGCCGAAGGCGTCGCCGCGGTGACCCTCGACCGCGGCATCGACCCCGGGCTGGCCGAGCGCGCGCCCTGGTTGCTGCTCGGCGCGAAGACCCTTTCCTACGGCGTGAACATGGCCGCGCTGCGCGAGGCCGACCGGCGCGGGGCCTCGGATGTGATTTTCACCGCTACCGACGGATCCGTGCTCGAAGGCCCGACCGCGACCGTGGTCCTGGTGCGCGGCCGGACGCTCTACACCCCGCCGGCGAACGTCGGCATCCTGCCCGGCACCACGCAGGCCGCCGTCTACCGCGGCGCCGAGCGCGCCGGGTTCACCGCCAAGATCGAGTCGCTCACCGTGGACGACCTGCACTCCGGCGACGGCCTGTTCCTCGCCTCCTCGGTGCGCAAGCTGACCAGGGTGCACACCCTCGACGGCAAGGCGCTGCCCGACGCGACCGCGCTGCACCAGGAGCTGAGCGCGGCCTACGAAGCCGTCTACGCCTGA
- a CDS encoding folate-binding protein YgfZ: MPYSSPLLELPRAVPTPDNHPEAGVPWHWGDPFAEQRTAARSVAVVDRSHREFISVSGPERLSWLHLVISQHVTELPANSGTEALVLDTHGRVESHMVLAHTGDTVHLDTDPGATATSALPKGGQQPLIAYLEAMKFWSQVDIRDTTAEHALLTLLGPETGRILDALGLSLDDAPYSVTEFEGGFARRMPWPGRSSVDLVVPRAELAAWWTRVTDAGARPAGSWTYDALRVESLHARVGVDTDERTIPHEVNWIGSAAHVAKGCYRGQETVSKVHNVGRPPRQMVLLHLDGSPEITPETGDPVLLGEKTVGRVGSVIQHHELGPIALALLKRSAPTTEELLAGAEDRRIQATVDPDSVPAEKAAPGREAAARLRG; the protein is encoded by the coding sequence ATGCCCTACAGCTCACCCTTGCTCGAACTTCCGCGCGCGGTACCGACCCCGGACAACCACCCGGAGGCCGGCGTGCCTTGGCACTGGGGTGATCCGTTCGCCGAGCAGCGGACCGCGGCCAGGTCGGTGGCCGTGGTCGACCGCTCCCACCGCGAGTTCATCAGCGTCAGCGGCCCCGAGCGGTTGTCCTGGCTGCACCTGGTGATCTCGCAGCACGTGACCGAGCTTCCCGCGAACAGCGGGACCGAGGCGCTGGTGCTGGACACCCACGGCCGGGTGGAATCGCACATGGTGCTGGCGCACACCGGCGACACCGTGCACCTGGACACCGATCCGGGCGCGACGGCCACCAGCGCGCTGCCCAAGGGCGGGCAGCAACCGCTGATCGCCTATCTGGAGGCGATGAAGTTCTGGTCCCAAGTGGACATTCGCGACACCACCGCCGAGCACGCGCTGCTCACCCTGCTCGGCCCGGAGACGGGCCGGATCCTCGACGCGCTGGGCCTCTCGCTGGACGACGCGCCGTACAGCGTCACCGAGTTCGAGGGCGGCTTCGCGCGGCGGATGCCGTGGCCCGGCCGCAGCAGCGTCGACCTCGTGGTGCCGCGTGCCGAACTCGCGGCCTGGTGGACCCGCGTCACCGACGCCGGTGCCCGGCCCGCCGGCAGCTGGACCTACGACGCGCTGCGCGTGGAGTCGCTGCACGCCCGTGTCGGCGTGGACACCGACGAGCGCACGATTCCGCACGAGGTCAACTGGATCGGCTCCGCCGCGCACGTGGCGAAGGGCTGCTACCGCGGCCAGGAGACGGTCTCGAAGGTGCACAACGTCGGCCGCCCGCCGCGGCAGATGGTGCTGCTGCACCTGGACGGCTCGCCGGAGATCACGCCCGAAACGGGTGATCCGGTGTTACTCGGGGAGAAGACCGTCGGCCGGGTGGGCAGTGTCATCCAGCACCACGAACTGGGTCCGATCGCGCTCGCCCTGCTCAAGCGGTCCGCGCCGACCACCGAAGAACTGCTGGCCGGTGCCGAGGACCGGCGCATCCAGGCGACCGTCGACCCGGATTCGGTGCCCGCCGAGAAGGCGGCCCCGGGGCGCGAAGCCGCCGCTCGGCTGCGAGGCTGA
- a CDS encoding DUF1416 domain-containing protein has protein sequence MADDGCGAPAQEATPADFDTNGQVVLAGKVTGDGGPIGGAFVRLLDSGGDFTGEVVSSADGDFRFYAAPGEWTVRALHRTGNGEASVTAEGPGLHRLAVAVS, from the coding sequence ATGGCTGACGACGGTTGCGGCGCTCCGGCGCAGGAGGCCACCCCGGCCGATTTCGACACCAACGGCCAGGTCGTGCTGGCCGGCAAGGTGACCGGCGACGGCGGCCCGATCGGCGGCGCGTTCGTGCGCCTGCTCGACTCGGGCGGCGACTTCACCGGTGAGGTGGTCTCCTCGGCCGACGGCGACTTCCGCTTCTACGCGGCGCCCGGCGAGTGGACCGTGCGGGCGCTGCACCGCACCGGAAACGGTGAGGCGAGTGTCACCGCCGAAGGCCCCGGCCTGCACCGGCTGGCGGTCGCGGTCTCCTGA
- a CDS encoding sulfurtransferase yields the protein MSREDVLVTTAWAEENLDTPGVVFAEVDEDTTAYDGGHIRGAVKFDWRKDLQDPVRRDFVSKEGFEALLSEKGIGNDDRVILYGGNNNWFAAYAYWYFKLYGHDNVQLLDGGRKKWELDGRPLDTGDVKRERTEYKAKEQDHSIRAFRDEVVQAIGANNFVDVRSPDEFSGKLLAPAHLPQEQSQVPGHIPGALNVPWAKVANEDGTFKTEEEIKELYAAEGLDESKPTIAYCRIGERSSIAWFALRELLGYQNVKNYDGSWTEYGSLVGVPVETGAK from the coding sequence ATGAGCCGTGAAGACGTGCTGGTCACCACAGCATGGGCAGAAGAGAACCTCGACACCCCCGGTGTGGTCTTCGCCGAGGTCGACGAGGACACCACCGCCTACGACGGCGGGCACATCCGTGGCGCGGTGAAGTTCGACTGGCGCAAGGACCTGCAGGACCCGGTCCGCCGCGACTTCGTCTCCAAGGAGGGCTTCGAGGCCCTGCTCTCGGAGAAGGGCATCGGCAACGACGACCGCGTCATCCTCTACGGCGGCAACAACAACTGGTTCGCCGCCTACGCCTACTGGTACTTCAAGCTCTACGGCCACGACAACGTGCAGCTGCTCGACGGCGGCCGCAAGAAGTGGGAGCTGGACGGGCGCCCGCTCGACACCGGTGACGTCAAGCGCGAGCGCACCGAGTACAAGGCCAAGGAGCAGGACCACTCGATCCGGGCCTTCCGCGACGAGGTCGTCCAGGCCATCGGCGCGAACAACTTCGTCGACGTGCGGTCGCCGGACGAGTTCTCCGGCAAGCTGCTCGCCCCGGCGCACCTGCCGCAGGAGCAGTCCCAGGTGCCCGGCCACATCCCGGGCGCGCTGAACGTGCCGTGGGCGAAGGTGGCCAACGAGGACGGCACCTTCAAGACCGAGGAAGAGATCAAGGAGCTGTACGCCGCGGAGGGCCTCGACGAGTCGAAGCCGACCATCGCGTACTGCCGGATCGGGGAGCGCTCCTCGATCGCCTGGTTCGCCCTGCGTGAGCTGCTCGGCTACCAGAACGTGAAGAACTACGACGGATCGTGGACCGAATACGGCTCGCTGGTCGGCGTGCCGGTCGAGACGGGAGCGAAGTGA
- a CDS encoding thioredoxin family protein → MVGIWVLLGTLVVATAAGLALQRRNGRIKLAEPASGPTEPETEPGNEAARAGKTGRELPAPVAAALDPAAAVTLVQISTTFCAPCRQTKALLTHLAGQTDGLRHVDLDVTNQPEVAQRLGVLRTPTTVAYAPDGRELLRVGGIPKAPELLKALEPHLQLSA, encoded by the coding sequence TTGGTCGGCATCTGGGTGCTGCTCGGCACGCTGGTCGTGGCGACCGCGGCCGGTCTCGCGCTGCAACGCCGCAACGGCCGGATCAAGCTGGCCGAGCCGGCGAGCGGGCCGACTGAGCCCGAGACCGAGCCGGGGAACGAGGCAGCTCGGGCGGGCAAGACCGGGCGTGAGCTGCCCGCGCCGGTGGCCGCGGCGCTCGACCCAGCCGCCGCCGTCACCCTGGTGCAGATCTCCACCACCTTCTGCGCGCCCTGCCGTCAGACCAAGGCGCTGCTGACCCATCTCGCCGGCCAGACCGACGGGCTGCGTCACGTCGACCTCGACGTGACGAACCAGCCCGAGGTGGCCCAGCGCCTCGGCGTGCTGCGGACGCCGACCACGGTGGCCTACGCCCCCGACGGCCGTGAGCTGCTCCGCGTCGGCGGCATTCCGAAGGCCCCTGAGCTGCTGAAAGCCCTCGAACCGCACCTCCAGCTGTCCGCATAG